The following proteins are co-located in the Frigidibacter mobilis genome:
- a CDS encoding protein-L-isoaspartate O-methyltransferase family protein, which translates to MADYAQRRTMMVDTQVRPNDVTKFPIIEAMLAIPRESFVPAGLREAAYMGENITIGPRRVVLEARTLAKLLDALDIQPTELVLDIGCGLGYSAAVIARLAEAVVAVEEDDSLAAEAQALLSEAGADNAAVIAGPLVAGAAKHGPYDVITIEGAVETVPEAILAQLKEGGRIGCIFMEGALGVARIGHKSDGAVTWRFAFNAAAPVLPGFEKGRGFIL; encoded by the coding sequence ATGGCTGACTACGCACAGCGCCGCACGATGATGGTCGACACGCAGGTCCGGCCGAACGATGTGACCAAGTTCCCGATCATCGAGGCAATGCTGGCCATCCCGCGCGAGAGCTTCGTGCCTGCCGGCCTGCGTGAGGCTGCCTATATGGGCGAGAACATCACCATCGGCCCGCGCCGTGTGGTGCTCGAGGCTCGCACCTTGGCCAAGTTGCTTGATGCGCTGGATATCCAGCCGACTGAACTGGTGCTCGATATCGGCTGCGGGCTTGGCTATTCGGCTGCGGTGATCGCGCGGCTGGCCGAGGCCGTCGTCGCGGTCGAGGAGGATGACAGTCTTGCCGCCGAGGCGCAGGCCTTGCTGTCCGAGGCGGGCGCCGACAATGCCGCAGTGATCGCGGGGCCGCTGGTGGCAGGCGCTGCCAAGCACGGGCCCTATGACGTGATCACGATCGAGGGCGCCGTAGAAACGGTTCCCGAGGCGATCTTGGCGCAACTGAAAGAGGGCGGTCGCATCGGCTGCATCTTTATGGAAGGCGCTCTTGGTGTCGCGCGCATCGGCCATAAATCCGATGGTGCGGTGACTTGGCGCTTTGCCTTCAACGCAGCGGCCCCGGTTCTCCCCGGGTTCGAAAAAGGCCGCGGCTTTATTCTGTAA